The Phaeodactylum tricornutum CCAP 1055/1 chromosome 2, whole genome shotgun sequence DNA window TTGCGATTCTcttgtttgacagtgaagccaATTGCCAAAATGATCGTCATGGGAAGAATTTCTTTTACTGTTTGTTGCTGGCTGATTTTGCCGATCACGGCCTTTCAAGTCTCCAGAAACCTTTTGACCAAATCAGTAAGAGATCGTCAAGATGCGGTGCTATGGTCGACAAGAAAAGATTTTGTCGCAACTATGACGGGTGCTTCTTTGGTCCTTGCTACGATCGGAGCTTTTCCTCTGGAGCCGGCTGTGGCATCAGGAGGTGCGACGGCGGGGGGAGTGTACCTTTTGTCAGCCAAACAGCGCTACAACGATCGCGTTAGCAAGGGTGTCGCCGGATTTTTGGCACTTGGGGCTGCATTGGAAAATGGTGATATCGATTCAGTCAGGGCGTTCTTTGCTAGCGAAGAGGTCGGATCATGGAAAGATTTTAGTGCCGCAGGATATCTGCTTGCTAATGCCTTTCGCCGCAACTCTTCTGCTGCTCCCGATACTCTCCCAAGCGTCAAGAAATGGAAGGCGTATACCGCTGAGGTTGAAAACATGAATAAGGCTTTGAAAAAAAAGGACACGAAAAAAGCGCTTGATTCCTACGCAGTGGCTTCGCTCGCCTTAGATGAGTATTTGGAGAAAGTCGAGCTCCCGCCCGGAAAAGATCTCCTGGTTGCAAGCTAGCGCTTTTGATCCATTTATCCAATCCGGCGATGTAATAACGCTTGAATGCTTGCGCGTGGCTACGTATTTATCACTCTGCGACAAGTAAACGATTTGTATGGGAGACGAAGTCGGCCCTACGTCAACTGCCTCATATTCAATCGTTAGAAATAAGCTTGAATTTTCGAAAGCTCTGTACCATATTTTGCAAGAAATTAGTTTCTTTTGCTAAAAGATTTGGATCAGTTTCTGACTCATGTGCTGAAAATAGGAAACCTATCTCAAGCCAATGGGACGAATGGAAGCAATTTGCGTTCCAGAGTGCGAGGAAGATTGTTTCGTGGCTTTTGGATACCTTTTACTTTGTTTCCAAAACTAGTCTCTCTAGTAGAACACATGATCCGATCTATATATTGTTCTTGAATATGCTCGGAAGAAAGCAAGTATACTCACAGAAAATAAGGCCATAAGCGTATGACGAATGGCGACAAACAATCACATCAGGTCACAATTTCTCCAGGACAAGTAGATGAACCATTCGAGTGCGTAACATAAAATAAAAAATTTAGCGTTTTATTTAGATAAATCTGACAACATTCAACTTTCGTTTAATAGCTTTTTTTGTATCTACTAAACATAATTGTAGCTCCTCAATACTATTAGGACGTTTTTCCGAGAATGGACACGCCGGACACGCTAACGAACCATGCCGCTAAAACATCCGattgttggaatggaaagGTTCAAACGAAAGTGCTGGTTCACTCAAAGTCCGTGAGAACACGACAAAGCAGAGTACTTTTTTGTAAGAAACGACGCTGCCATGGCCGACAAAAAGATTCCTGAAGCCGAACCCATGAACATTGCTACCATCTCTGCTGGCTTCGAAAAGGGCGATTTCCTGGTCCGCGAAGAACAAGGGAACAGAGTTTACTTTGACTTTTTCGAAGAGGTAAATGGATGACAGAGTTATTACTGTCTTGGCACGGTTGGCTGGCCGTGCCTTCTCGAGATCGGACTTCAAAGTGCTAGCCCATGCATCTAACTTTCTAGTTTTCTATTCTTAGGCCTTCAACTATATTTCCAACAAAGGATACTCACGTATGTCGAGAGAGGATGAAAAACACTGGGTCGATCTCATGAATGTTATCCACGACAGCGTAAAAGGCGGTATGAAGTATAACACTGGAACGCTTCTGATGGTGCTTAACAGGGCCGTTACGGACGCACACATTGTGGCTGCCGAAAAAGCGGAAAAGCAGCCGAAGAAGTCAATGACACCTTCCAAGTCTGACTCCAAATCGATGAACCCATAAAGTTGGTCTGCCGAAGCAAGTCGAGGGTTTTTGTGGCGATCATCGGGCGTGACTGCCTTGTGCAGCTGAAATGGACATCGTCCACAACGTTCGTGTCAACTTTTAAGTAAAGGCTGGTATGATTATGTTAATTTATAATCCTGAAAGGGGTTTACATTAGTTTGGATTTGATGCTCTCATTGAATGCGAGTCCCAACCATTAGACCCCGGAAGCCTTCCGACTTTGTCGCTCCCTCAAACCTTTCGATAAGTTGAGGATACTCTTAAGCAAATTTGTGTTCAGAGGTTTAGACTTCGCAGGGTGCAGCTGGTGAGAGGTGCTTTCTCCATATTCAATAGAGCTTGCAACAAGCTCCATAAACGAATCCAGACGCTGTAGTTAAAGAGTGCGAAATCAGAATGTGCTGCGATTGTATACCTTATGGAATGCAGATCGTAACTTACGTCAAGAGAATTTCCAAGATCTTTAAGGATGAGCTGCTCCCTTTCGGTATCTGAAGATAGACGAAGGCAATATGCTAGTAGTCTCAGATTGCGACCCTTCTCATCAGGGGCAAAAGCAGCTTCGGCTTTTATTCTTTCCCGCAATAGCGTGAGCAATAGAAGCAACTGTTCTGAAGGGGAGCTTGGAATCCGCCGACCGCTCTGTGCTATTGTTGAGCTTGCTGACTTTTCATACTCCTCTATCAAAACCCGCTTCACCATTGGATCTTTTGGATCTAAGGATTCAACTCTATACCCGTCTTCTATTGTGCTGTTCCAAAGACTATCCAACCGGTCGTCAAGTTTAATGTCTTCTTGCTCCAAAGCCTCTGACTCTGACCACTGTAGGTCTAACTTTGTTGCCAGTAATTGATCcactttttgttgttgctgtcgtatGGCATCGGTCAGATATTCCAGTAGAGAGTCGTTCAGCTCTCCTCCGTAGTCCCCCGTGTCATCGCTTGTCCTAGTCATTGAAGCCAGTGAAATATCTAGTCCTTCTACACCTTCCGCAACAAGCTTatccaacaacaaagccGACGTTTCTCGAGCAAGGCGCCGAACCTCAGCCCGTCGGTATCCTTCCAAAAATGCGCGAACCTTGGAAACCTCTCGGTAGTATCCTCCACCCTTCTCTGGATCATCGCCCCCCATGCCATCTTGGCCAATCGCTTGCAACTCAAA harbors:
- a CDS encoding predicted protein, with the translated sequence MIVMGRISFTVCCWLILPITAFQVSRNLLTKSVRDRQDAVLWSTRKDFVATMTGASLVLATIGAFPLEPAVASGGATAGGVYLLSAKQRYNDRVSKGVAGFLALGAALENGDIDSVRAFFASEEVGSWKDFSAAGYLLANAFRRNSSAAPDTLPSVKKWKAYTAEVENMNKALKKKDTKKALDSYAVASLALDEYLEKVELPPGKDLLVAS
- a CDS encoding predicted protein, with the translated sequence MADKKIPEAEPMNIATISAGFEKGDFLVREEQGNRVYFDFFEEAFNYISNKGYSRMSREDEKHWVDLMNVIHDSVKGGMKYNTGTLLMVLNRAVTDAHIVAAEKAEKQPKKSMTPSKSDSKSMNP